Proteins from a genomic interval of Mesotoga sp. UBA6090:
- a CDS encoding helix-turn-helix domain-containing protein codes for MTELDNIGNKLRSLRQARKISIKKMADTSGVSSSLISQIEHGKVSPSLNTLKKILDAMGETVISLVQQNSSESLMKGLIKREDRMTVTVAPGLYYEVLSAPNKSYSMFISYLSPDAGTEDFFIHEGIESGIMLKGKIELQLGDSTLILEEGDSITHSSTIPHKWRNLGNEVAIGIWVVCPPSF; via the coding sequence ATGACTGAACTTGACAACATAGGAAACAAGCTGAGATCGCTGAGGCAGGCAAGAAAAATCAGCATAAAAAAGATGGCCGACACTTCCGGTGTGAGCTCCAGTCTGATAAGTCAAATAGAACATGGAAAGGTTTCCCCTTCGCTTAATACTCTTAAGAAAATTCTCGACGCAATGGGAGAGACCGTGATTTCTCTTGTGCAGCAGAATTCCTCGGAAAGCCTCATGAAAGGTTTGATAAAACGCGAAGATAGAATGACTGTCACGGTTGCGCCCGGCCTCTATTACGAGGTTCTTTCCGCGCCCAACAAGTCATATTCCATGTTTATTTCTTACCTGAGTCCTGACGCCGGTACGGAAGACTTCTTTATCCACGAAGGCATTGAATCGGGAATTATGCTGAAGGGGAAGATTGAACTTCAGCTTGGAGATAGTACTTTGATTCTCGAAGAGGGAGATAGCATAACCCACAGCAGCACAATACCACACAAGTGGAGAAACCTTGGGAACGAAGTAGCGATAGGAATCTGGGTGGTGTGCCCTCCAAGCTTCTAA
- a CDS encoding DUF1177 domain-containing protein produces MLRQVMDILEFLDSPSVNGKEVAELFAPYEGVVVEIENAGSEKGSTDVIRILIEGQDSSLPVLGVVGQLGGIGARPDVIGFVSDGDGAAAALALALKAAQASSQGDRLPGNLYVSTHICPDAPTQPHEPVPFMGSPIGTRQALQAMLKGRLDAVISIDTTKGNRLMNWKGIAITPTVKEGYILKVSDDLLDIYESVTGQPARVLPITMQDVTPYGNRIHHINSIMQPCTLLSVPVIGLGITTEVAVAGCATGSSHELDIELAARFSFEVAKRFGQNKCKFYDHTEFERINALYGDMSRLVFSTKDLEDD; encoded by the coding sequence ATGCTTAGGCAGGTAATGGATATTCTTGAGTTTCTCGATAGCCCTTCTGTAAACGGGAAAGAAGTTGCGGAACTCTTCGCACCATACGAAGGCGTTGTTGTAGAGATCGAGAACGCTGGCAGCGAAAAAGGAAGCACCGACGTGATTCGAATTCTGATCGAAGGACAGGACTCCTCTCTACCTGTTCTTGGCGTAGTCGGGCAGCTTGGAGGTATTGGAGCTAGACCGGACGTGATAGGTTTTGTTAGCGATGGAGACGGTGCTGCTGCGGCACTTGCACTGGCCCTGAAGGCGGCCCAAGCAAGCAGCCAGGGAGATAGGCTTCCGGGGAATCTCTACGTTTCGACACACATCTGTCCCGATGCTCCGACACAGCCACACGAGCCTGTTCCATTCATGGGATCACCGATAGGAACAAGGCAGGCGCTGCAGGCAATGCTCAAGGGGCGCCTCGATGCAGTTATTTCAATAGATACAACTAAGGGAAACAGATTGATGAACTGGAAAGGTATAGCTATAACACCTACTGTGAAGGAAGGGTACATACTGAAGGTCTCAGATGATTTGCTCGATATCTATGAATCCGTTACTGGTCAGCCGGCGAGAGTCTTGCCGATAACTATGCAAGACGTTACTCCTTATGGAAACAGAATCCATCACATAAACAGCATTATGCAGCCCTGTACTTTACTGAGCGTTCCCGTAATAGGTCTTGGGATAACAACCGAGGTGGCCGTTGCCGGATGTGCAACAGGTTCTTCGCACGAACTGGACATAGAGTTGGCTGCTCGTTTCTCTTTCGAGGTAGCAAAACGATTTGGACAGAACAAGTGCAAGTTCTATGATCATACTGAGTTTGAAAGAATTAATGCGCTTTATGGCGACATGTCAAGATTAGTGTTTTCGACGAAGGACCTTGAAGATGACTGA